A part of Myxococcales bacterium genomic DNA contains:
- a CDS encoding nucleoside deaminase, with the protein MHEKFMKAAIEQAHYGMDHNYGGPFGAVIVKNEEIISTGSNRVTSTFDPTAHAEIVAIRQACSRLNDFSLRECQIYTSCEPCPMCLGAIYWSRIDSIYFAASREDAAKIGFDDHFFYEEIKKDLEKRKIPMNQLLQKDSVKVFDLWQQKANKTHY; encoded by the coding sequence ATGCATGAAAAATTTATGAAAGCTGCAATAGAACAAGCACATTACGGGATGGATCATAACTATGGCGGGCCATTCGGTGCTGTGATCGTCAAGAACGAAGAAATAATAAGCACAGGCTCAAATCGCGTCACCTCAACATTTGACCCAACCGCTCATGCAGAAATAGTAGCAATCCGCCAAGCGTGTTCTCGATTGAATGATTTTTCACTGCGCGAATGTCAAATTTACACCAGCTGCGAGCCATGCCCCATGTGTTTGGGTGCAATTTATTGGTCAAGGATCGATAGCATCTACTTTGCTGCAAGCAGGGAAGATGCTGCAAAAATTGGTTTTGATGATCACTTTTTTTATGAAGAAATAAAAAAAGACTTAGAAAAAAGAAAGATTCCCATGAATCAACTTTTACAAAAAGACTCAGTCAAAGTTTTTGATCTGTGGCAGCAAAAAGCCAATAAAACTCACTATTAA
- a CDS encoding molybdopterin-dependent oxidoreductase has protein sequence MSELELLNHTLNSPHDSSHLHVAGESIYVDDRPLMDNELYVGLFYSPHPSALIKKIDIAQAKNSPGVKCVLTSADLHHNVWGAIIAEQPLMAQTRVNYVGEVIAVVGADSKENLKQALGLIEVEFITTTPILSIDQAVEAQSFIGAPQTIERGNIDTLTTAPHRLKGQLHIHGADHFYLENQSAIAYPLEDNHLEVHSSTQHPTETQSLVAEALGIPFSSVSCIAQRLGGAFGGKETQAAPFAVYAALVAHKTKCPARIVLSKDDDMLITGKRNPYQINYHVGFDSAGKIIALHANFLGDGGAYADLSTSILERALFHADNAYYIPNVKLEGRVCRTNFHPHTAFRGFGGPKGIAMIEHVMEEVGHHLAIDALEVRKINCYRDNFDITPYGQKVENNLLPQLFTTLEKKCDYIKRRSHIEKWNQNPKNNPRGLSLTAIKFGISFTTRFLNQANALVHIFRDGSIQVSTGGVEMGQGVQTRIRTLVSEVFGLKDQSVRIMPTSTDRSTNTSPTAASSGTDLNGAAAVMAAQKIRKRLESIFSQIIDLDPKQHPKHSAALACSPELEASLDVDREIIFRDNKVFLANDPKKYLDFVVLVNAAYLSRVALSDYGFYKTPHLSFNKLKAQGNAFLYFTQGVAASEVEIDQHTGDVKVLRSDILMDLGKPINDALDRGQIAGAFIQGLGWVTNEALYYNSDGRLLSCSPSTYKIPSIHDIPRIFNIDLIKNHHNSVNIRGTKAVGEPPLMLCFSVWNAVKNALISHKKSDRLPCLPIPASKEVIIRALQPKAFENEIE, from the coding sequence ATGAGCGAGCTTGAACTTCTCAACCATACTCTAAACAGCCCCCACGACTCTTCTCATCTCCACGTGGCAGGCGAATCCATCTACGTTGACGACCGACCTTTGATGGACAATGAGCTCTATGTCGGTCTTTTTTATAGCCCTCATCCAAGCGCTCTCATCAAAAAAATTGATATCGCTCAAGCAAAAAATAGCCCTGGCGTCAAATGCGTGCTCACATCGGCAGACCTACATCACAATGTGTGGGGAGCTATCATTGCGGAACAACCGCTTATGGCTCAGACCCGCGTCAACTATGTTGGCGAAGTTATCGCTGTGGTTGGAGCAGACTCCAAAGAAAATCTTAAACAGGCTTTAGGCTTGATTGAGGTTGAATTCATTACTACCACGCCGATTTTATCCATCGATCAGGCAGTTGAGGCCCAGTCTTTTATTGGAGCTCCTCAAACAATTGAACGAGGAAATATCGATACTCTAACCACAGCTCCCCATCGTCTAAAAGGACAACTCCACATTCATGGAGCTGATCATTTTTATTTAGAAAATCAATCAGCCATCGCCTATCCTCTTGAAGATAACCATCTTGAAGTTCACTCCTCGACCCAACATCCGACAGAAACCCAAAGCCTGGTGGCAGAAGCCCTAGGGATACCTTTTAGTTCGGTCAGCTGTATAGCGCAGCGCTTAGGCGGAGCATTTGGAGGCAAAGAAACCCAAGCTGCTCCTTTCGCCGTCTATGCCGCTTTGGTGGCCCATAAAACCAAATGCCCAGCACGCATAGTTTTAAGCAAAGATGACGACATGCTGATCACGGGCAAACGCAACCCATATCAGATCAACTACCATGTTGGTTTTGATAGTGCGGGAAAAATCATCGCCCTTCATGCCAATTTTTTGGGCGATGGCGGCGCTTATGCTGATCTTTCCACATCTATACTGGAGCGGGCGCTCTTTCATGCAGACAATGCCTACTATATTCCAAACGTCAAATTAGAAGGCAGAGTGTGCCGCACGAATTTTCATCCACACACAGCATTTCGCGGCTTTGGTGGACCAAAGGGTATAGCGATGATCGAACACGTCATGGAGGAGGTTGGCCATCATCTCGCTATCGATGCTTTAGAGGTAAGAAAAATAAATTGTTATCGAGATAATTTTGACATCACTCCATACGGACAAAAAGTAGAAAATAACCTTCTGCCGCAGCTTTTCACCACTCTAGAAAAAAAGTGTGACTATATAAAAAGACGATCTCATATTGAAAAGTGGAATCAAAACCCCAAAAATAATCCGCGGGGCTTATCTCTCACGGCTATCAAATTTGGTATTTCCTTTACCACCAGATTTTTAAATCAAGCCAATGCGCTGGTACACATTTTTCGCGATGGCAGCATTCAGGTTTCCACCGGCGGTGTAGAGATGGGGCAAGGAGTACAAACCAGAATACGCACCCTGGTATCAGAAGTATTTGGCCTAAAAGATCAGTCAGTGCGCATCATGCCCACCAGCACTGATAGAAGCACCAACACTTCTCCCACAGCCGCATCGAGCGGCACCGATCTCAATGGGGCAGCCGCAGTGATGGCAGCCCAAAAAATCAGAAAACGACTCGAAAGTATCTTTAGCCAAATAATCGACCTTGATCCAAAACAACATCCAAAACATAGCGCTGCTTTAGCGTGCAGTCCTGAGCTCGAAGCAAGCTTAGATGTTGATAGGGAAATTATTTTTAGAGATAACAAAGTATTTTTAGCCAACGATCCTAAGAAATATTTAGATTTTGTCGTTCTCGTAAACGCAGCCTATCTCAGCCGGGTAGCGCTAAGCGATTATGGTTTTTATAAAACTCCCCATCTTTCGTTTAACAAGCTTAAAGCTCAAGGGAATGCTTTTTTGTATTTCACGCAAGGCGTTGCAGCCTCTGAGGTTGAAATCGATCAGCATACGGGTGATGTAAAGGTGTTGCGCTCAGATATTCTCATGGACTTAGGCAAGCCTATCAACGACGCACTGGATCGAGGACAAATAGCAGGAGCATTTATACAAGGTCTTGGCTGGGTCACCAATGAAGCTCTCTACTACAACAGTGATGGCAGACTCCTCTCGTGCTCTCCAAGCACCTATAAAATCCCCAGCATTCACGACATACCGCGTATTTTTAACATCGACCTTATAAAAAATCACCACAACAGCGTAAATATCAGAGGCACCAAAGCGGTAGGAGAACCACCGCTCATGCTGTGTTTTTCAGTGTGGAATGCCGTAAAAAATGCACTCATTTCTCACAAAAAATCTGATAGGCTTCCCTGCTTGCCCATACCAGCGAGCAAAGAAGTCATTATCCGCGCTCTGCAACCCAAAGCATTTGAAAATGAAATAGAATGA
- a CDS encoding FAD binding domain-containing protein, whose translation MEKTRDYIAMSLNGQALKIAKEHAFMMLADFLRYQKKLTGTKIVCAEGDCGACTVLIFRPRIDHQFVPINACIVGLTQLDGAHVITIEALKKENALSPIQRALHNFHGSQCGFCTPGFVMALTGLFEKSPARLSPQKVKNELTGNLCRCTGYISIIEAALSIDGKTIKPLKNYFSTSTYENNGAIKFKHEGKEFYAPTTLEEADKLAQQGYKIRSGNTDLGVLENKDKATPLRILSLNLIDELYDIRQEDERIIVGARVNLSSLRKFCQKRAPLFAQFINIFASPQIKNMATLVGNTANASPIADTTPFLMVCDGMIHLRSIEGSRAISIEKLFVSYKTLNLKYNEYITHISFCLPKSHEHLKLDKVSTRKDLDIATINSAFRIELAGKVIKNIKLAMGGIGPMIKRLKNTEQFMFNKELDSALISDAQKILQQEITPQSDLRASAQFRRVLANNVFSRYLGSLL comes from the coding sequence ATGGAAAAAACGCGTGACTACATAGCAATGTCTCTCAACGGCCAAGCACTTAAGATAGCAAAAGAACATGCTTTTATGATGCTCGCTGATTTTTTGCGTTACCAAAAAAAATTAACCGGTACAAAAATTGTGTGTGCTGAAGGCGACTGCGGTGCTTGTACGGTGCTTATTTTTCGTCCTCGCATTGATCATCAATTTGTTCCCATCAATGCATGTATCGTTGGACTCACTCAGCTCGATGGAGCACATGTAATCACCATTGAGGCACTTAAAAAAGAAAATGCGCTCTCTCCCATTCAGCGGGCTCTGCACAATTTCCATGGCAGCCAATGTGGTTTTTGCACTCCCGGCTTTGTTATGGCGCTTACCGGACTTTTTGAAAAATCTCCTGCACGCTTAAGCCCACAAAAAGTAAAAAATGAACTTACCGGTAACCTGTGTCGCTGTACCGGATATATTTCTATCATTGAGGCTGCGCTCTCGATCGATGGCAAAACAATCAAGCCCTTAAAAAATTATTTCTCTACATCTACCTATGAAAATAATGGGGCAATTAAATTTAAACATGAGGGAAAAGAATTCTACGCACCTACTACGCTCGAAGAAGCCGACAAACTCGCTCAACAAGGTTATAAAATTCGTTCCGGCAACACTGACCTAGGGGTCTTAGAAAACAAGGACAAGGCTACTCCATTACGGATACTCAGCCTTAATTTGATCGATGAACTCTATGATATTCGCCAAGAAGACGAGCGCATTATAGTCGGCGCCCGCGTCAATCTCAGTTCTTTGCGCAAATTTTGCCAAAAACGAGCCCCTTTATTTGCTCAATTTATCAATATCTTTGCATCACCTCAGATAAAAAATATGGCGACCCTTGTTGGTAATACTGCTAACGCTTCCCCCATAGCCGATACCACCCCTTTTTTGATGGTGTGTGATGGAATGATTCATCTGCGCAGTATTGAAGGTAGCCGCGCAATTTCTATAGAAAAGCTCTTTGTCTCTTACAAAACTCTGAACCTCAAATACAATGAATATATTACCCACATAAGCTTCTGCTTACCCAAGAGTCATGAGCATTTAAAACTTGACAAAGTTTCCACCCGAAAAGATTTAGATATCGCCACCATCAACAGCGCTTTTCGCATAGAGCTTGCCGGTAAAGTTATCAAAAACATTAAGCTTGCCATGGGCGGTATTGGGCCAATGATAAAACGCCTCAAAAATACTGAACAATTTATGTTCAATAAAGAACTCGACTCGGCACTTATCAGCGATGCTCAAAAAATACTTCAACAAGAAATAACTCCCCAAAGCGATCTAAGAGCAAGCGCTCAGTTTAGAAGAGTGTTGGCTAATAATGTTTTTTCTCGATATCTTGGAAGTCTTCTATGA
- a CDS encoding DMT family transporter, which yields MNFFFFLSLCLGCIVVIQPTLNRIIGDSQGMAMAAFINGVVLLLSAAIMLIVLISFPDKFHHNFWLKTGNGFRLWHVLPGLMGLSLVLMVPLTMKNIGAFSTVLAMLAGQIITSFVIDITINQQAFSLARFTGLVLALLGAVLSFRHNS from the coding sequence ATGAACTTCTTTTTTTTTCTCAGTCTTTGCCTCGGCTGCATTGTCGTTATCCAGCCTACTTTAAATCGTATTATTGGTGACTCCCAAGGCATGGCAATGGCGGCATTTATCAATGGAGTTGTATTGCTCCTAAGCGCCGCAATCATGCTCATAGTGTTGATCTCTTTCCCCGACAAGTTTCATCATAATTTTTGGCTCAAAACAGGAAATGGATTTCGTCTGTGGCATGTTTTACCAGGCCTTATGGGTCTAAGCCTGGTACTGATGGTACCCTTAACCATGAAAAACATCGGTGCATTTTCCACCGTGCTTGCCATGCTTGCTGGTCAAATCATCACAAGTTTTGTGATCGATATCACCATCAACCAACAAGCATTTTCGCTGGCGCGTTTTACTGGATTGGTATTAGCCCTTTTAGGAGCTGTGCTATCTTTTAGGCACAACAGCTGA